Proteins encoded by one window of Candidatus Neomarinimicrobiota bacterium:
- a CDS encoding valine--tRNA ligase yields the protein MKKEIGKIYDPKGVEQRRYKQWMENKYFHADPNSRKTPYTIVIPPPNVTAELHLGHAYNNTLQDVLIRYKKMNGFETLWMPGTDHAGIATQNVVEKQLEKEGLDRHKLGREKFVERVWKWKEEKGNKITEQLKTLGCACDWDRERFTMDEGLSLAVKEVFVSLYERDLIYRGKYIINWCPRCGTALSDEEAEHKEINGSLWHIKYRVEDSDDFVTVATTRPETMLGDTAVAINPKDDRYKDLIGKTVILPLLDRKLRVIEDSFVDPEFGTGVVKVTPAHDPNDFQMGKRHDLDSIQILNEDGTLNKNAGPYAGLDRFKARELVVTHLEEQNLLTKVEDHTYSVGHCYRCGTIVEPYLSTQWFVKIGPLAEKALNAVKSKEIKIHPAKWEKTYFHWMENIRDWCISRQLWWGHRIPAYHCAECGEIMVAREEPDECVKCSGKLKQDPDVLDTWFSSWLWPFSTLGWPEKTKELEYFYPTDTLVTGHEILFFWVARMIMSGLEFMEKIPFSDIYLHGVVRDESGRKMSKSLGNGIDPLKMVEMYSADAVRFSILSLAPEGLDIRINEKDFEIGRNFTNKIWNAFRFIYSNMDETQLPEIQSDNLELADRWILSRYNTAISAINREIEDFKISNALDKAYKFFWGEYCDWYLELIKERLYSEDKERKDSALAVAVTVLKGAMQLLHPFVPFVTEEVYSTLSGEESIMLSAYPESNEKMKNSQAEEEMTLIQELSTSVRTIRSQMSVPPSVKGSLIIVGATDAETKIIENNRSYMENLCKLESISFNGEVVRDKLAATDIVRNIELIVPLEGLIDTEVEAERLNKDLENVEKALQAVNKKLSDKSFLQNAPADIVEKERQKEKDFSAKISKIKTNLEWLTKAS from the coding sequence ATGAAAAAAGAAATTGGTAAAATCTATGACCCTAAGGGCGTAGAACAACGCCGGTATAAGCAATGGATGGAGAATAAATACTTTCACGCTGATCCAAACAGCAGAAAAACTCCATACACGATAGTTATCCCACCGCCGAATGTCACAGCGGAGCTCCACCTTGGACATGCGTATAACAACACACTTCAGGACGTATTGATAAGGTATAAAAAAATGAACGGTTTCGAAACACTCTGGATGCCCGGTACCGATCATGCGGGCATTGCGACTCAGAATGTTGTGGAAAAACAGCTGGAGAAAGAAGGTCTCGACAGGCACAAGCTCGGCAGAGAAAAATTTGTTGAAAGAGTATGGAAATGGAAGGAAGAAAAGGGCAACAAGATAACCGAACAGCTCAAAACGCTCGGCTGCGCCTGTGATTGGGACAGAGAGCGATTCACAATGGATGAAGGTCTTTCCTTAGCGGTAAAAGAAGTTTTTGTGTCCCTCTATGAACGCGATTTGATTTACAGAGGCAAGTATATAATAAACTGGTGTCCGCGCTGCGGAACGGCTCTTTCGGATGAAGAAGCCGAGCACAAAGAAATAAACGGCTCTCTCTGGCATATCAAATACCGTGTGGAGGATTCCGATGATTTTGTGACAGTTGCAACAACAAGACCGGAGACGATGTTAGGCGACACTGCCGTAGCGATAAATCCAAAAGACGACAGGTATAAGGATTTAATTGGAAAGACGGTAATCCTGCCGTTACTCGACAGAAAACTTCGCGTAATCGAAGATTCGTTTGTGGACCCTGAATTTGGTACGGGCGTGGTGAAGGTTACTCCTGCCCATGACCCGAATGATTTTCAAATGGGAAAACGTCATGATCTTGACAGCATACAAATTCTAAACGAAGACGGGACTCTGAATAAAAATGCAGGACCGTACGCCGGCTTAGACCGGTTTAAGGCGAGAGAATTAGTGGTAACTCATCTTGAAGAACAAAATCTTCTAACCAAAGTTGAAGATCATACTTACAGCGTCGGCCATTGTTACAGATGCGGAACAATTGTGGAACCATATTTATCTACACAATGGTTCGTAAAAATTGGTCCTTTAGCTGAAAAAGCGCTTAATGCGGTTAAATCTAAAGAGATTAAGATTCATCCCGCCAAATGGGAAAAGACATATTTCCACTGGATGGAAAATATCAGAGATTGGTGTATTTCAAGACAACTCTGGTGGGGACACAGAATCCCCGCGTATCACTGCGCCGAGTGCGGCGAGATTATGGTTGCCCGGGAGGAGCCGGACGAATGCGTGAAGTGTTCAGGGAAGCTGAAACAGGACCCGGATGTTCTCGATACATGGTTTTCCTCATGGTTGTGGCCTTTCTCAACTTTAGGATGGCCTGAAAAAACAAAAGAACTGGAATATTTTTATCCGACTGATACTCTTGTCACAGGCCATGAAATTCTTTTTTTCTGGGTTGCCCGGATGATTATGTCGGGTTTGGAGTTCATGGAAAAGATTCCGTTCAGTGATATTTATCTTCACGGGGTTGTCCGCGATGAGAGCGGACGCAAAATGAGTAAATCACTTGGTAACGGCATTGACCCGCTGAAAATGGTTGAAATGTACAGCGCAGACGCAGTCAGATTTTCTATTCTGAGTCTTGCTCCCGAGGGATTGGATATCAGGATAAATGAAAAAGATTTTGAAATTGGCAGGAACTTCACTAATAAAATCTGGAACGCTTTTCGATTCATATATTCTAATATGGATGAGACTCAACTGCCCGAAATACAGAGCGATAATTTGGAACTTGCGGACAGGTGGATTCTATCAAGGTATAACACCGCTATTTCCGCGATTAACCGGGAAATTGAAGATTTCAAAATCTCCAATGCTTTAGACAAAGCGTATAAGTTTTTCTGGGGAGAATACTGCGATTGGTATCTTGAATTGATAAAGGAACGGCTTTATTCTGAGGATAAAGAGCGAAAAGATTCCGCGCTTGCGGTTGCCGTTACGGTATTAAAAGGAGCGATGCAGCTGTTACACCCGTTTGTTCCTTTTGTTACAGAAGAAGTGTATTCCACATTGTCAGGTGAAGAAAGCATTATGCTCAGCGCATATCCCGAATCGAATGAGAAGATGAAAAATTCACAGGCGGAAGAAGAAATGACTCTGATACAGGAACTGAGCACTTCTGTTCGCACTATACGAAGCCAGATGAGCGTTCCTCCGTCCGTAAAAGGCTCATTGATTATTGTAGGAGCAACTGATGCGGAGACGAAAATTATAGAAAATAACCGTTCATATATGGAAAATCTTTGCAAATTAGAATCAATAAGCTTTAATGGGGAGGTTGTTCGGGATAAATTAGCCGCTACGGACATTGTAAGAAATATTGA
- a CDS encoding cyclic nucleotide-binding domain-containing protein gives MIDKNKLEGFIIFKDLSDSQLGEVCDKFVERSYNQDEIIFSEGDVGTSLFLLLEGEVEITQALTLDIDHSEVDNREKSLIRLNANSKTFFGEVGLIEEDGVRTATVKTTSKSLIARLSKMDFNDLTENDPVLGTKLLKNIAAVLCQRLRTTNANVLKITTAFSLALSRQ, from the coding sequence ATGATTGATAAAAATAAGTTAGAGGGATTTATAATATTTAAGGATTTAAGCGATAGCCAGCTTGGCGAAGTATGCGATAAATTTGTCGAGCGCAGCTATAATCAGGATGAAATTATATTCTCCGAAGGGGATGTGGGAACATCGCTTTTTCTGCTCTTGGAGGGAGAAGTAGAAATTACACAAGCGCTGACGTTAGATATTGATCATTCGGAGGTGGATAACAGGGAAAAATCTTTAATAAGACTGAATGCGAACAGTAAAACTTTTTTCGGGGAAGTAGGTCTTATCGAAGAAGACGGCGTAAGAACCGCTACCGTAAAAACTACGTCAAAATCGCTTATTGCGCGATTGTCAAAAATGGACTTTAACGATTTGACTGAAAATGACCCGGTTCTCGGAACTAAGCTTCTCAAGAATATTGCAGCAGTTTTATGCCAGCGGTTAAGAACGACCAACGCAAACGTTTTGAAAATCACAACAGCCTTCAGTTTAGCTCTTTCCCGCCAATAA
- a CDS encoding potassium channel protein encodes MFKTIKSGMNILIEGMVLKVLVVIFMVMTIGAVVVFFFEREQNAEHFDTIFQAAWWALVTMTTVGYGDKIPVTVGGRLIGAVIMFSGVALVSIFTATISSIYVARKIREDKGLEQINFENHIVLCGWYNHSESVLESLMKLSDEKVLNIVLVNELAEDEINTILSKYKGVEIKYVRGDFTSEPVLELANVRKAQSVLIVPDSSTLSTSEPDERTVLATLTLKAMNPQIRVYAHVVNPATKAHLRRANVDEIVLQDEFTGFLLASHIANPGIPQTFNELLDYNVRMNLQRFEIPSDKIGTTFGDLSDYFNESGEGILIGITSERAAVQISDILSADASSLDKFIARKFEESGINIEDEKGHRVEINPPRTLTIEKNDVALIIGVKQD; translated from the coding sequence ATGTTTAAAACGATAAAATCAGGTATGAATATTTTGATCGAGGGCATGGTGCTCAAGGTCTTAGTAGTGATTTTTATGGTGATGACGATTGGCGCGGTAGTCGTATTTTTCTTTGAAAGAGAACAAAATGCCGAACACTTTGATACGATATTTCAGGCGGCGTGGTGGGCTCTTGTGACGATGACCACAGTCGGATATGGCGATAAAATACCTGTTACGGTTGGAGGACGATTAATAGGAGCTGTGATAATGTTTTCAGGGGTTGCCCTCGTATCTATATTCACGGCGACTATTTCTTCCATCTACGTTGCGAGAAAAATTCGAGAGGATAAAGGATTGGAACAAATAAATTTTGAAAATCATATAGTATTGTGCGGTTGGTATAATCACTCTGAGTCAGTATTGGAATCGCTTATGAAGCTTAGCGATGAAAAGGTACTCAACATCGTACTTGTAAATGAGCTTGCCGAAGATGAAATAAATACCATCCTTTCCAAATATAAAGGCGTAGAAATAAAATATGTTCGGGGCGATTTTACAAGCGAGCCGGTGCTGGAACTTGCCAATGTAAGGAAAGCTCAATCAGTGCTTATCGTTCCTGATAGCAGCACACTGTCAACAAGCGAACCCGATGAGAGGACTGTTCTCGCTACTCTCACATTGAAGGCTATGAATCCTCAAATACGCGTGTATGCCCATGTTGTCAATCCGGCGACTAAAGCGCATCTAAGGCGCGCTAATGTGGACGAAATTGTTCTTCAGGATGAATTCACGGGCTTTCTTCTCGCCTCTCATATTGCAAATCCGGGAATTCCCCAGACGTTCAATGAGCTGTTAGATTACAATGTTCGGATGAATCTTCAGCGGTTTGAAATACCGTCTGACAAAATAGGAACAACTTTCGGGGATTTATCAGATTATTTTAATGAATCAGGCGAGGGAATATTAATTGGCATTACGTCTGAAAGAGCAGCTGTGCAAATATCTGATATACTATCTGCGGACGCAAGTTCGTTGGATAAATTTATAGCGAGAAAATTTGAGGAATCCGGAATAAATATTGAAGATGAGAAGGGTCATCGGGTAGAGATAAATCCGCCGAGAACTCTGACGATTGAAAAAAATGACGTGGCGCTCATCATCGGAGTGAAACAGGATTAA
- the rlmD gene encoding 23S rRNA (uracil(1939)-C(5))-methyltransferase RlmD produces the protein MGFGGKGFTKVDGLALFVRNSLPGQTLKVKIIKKRKGFAEAIPISVIEQSKHYVDPECPHFKYCGGCSLQNLSYSEQLEQKSRQVGEVLQHIGGVRGVNVEPIIAAPDVFYYRNKMEFSFSNKRWLTDEDEQKPKDFALGLHVPGNYEKVLDIDDCRLQSEVSNKILASVKKSAQEYKFKPYDNKNHSGNLRYLIIKQAANSDDLFVNIVTKYDEPMKLDKIVKKLIKDCPEITTVVNVINDSVASIAYGTKVNVMHGSGLFNEKIGSVHLELGPQEFLQTNTKAAELLYQKIIDFAELNEKMNVFDLYSGVGSISISIASQVQKVTGFELLPEAVDSAGRNAVSNGVLNCNFISGDMRELFRDVDYIRKVHGTPDVIILDPPRSGIHPSMPKRISNLKPKKVIYVSCNPASFARDVKLFDERGYKLVKLQPFDLFPHTPHIELVSLLVPKSD, from the coding sequence TTGGGCTTCGGCGGCAAAGGATTTACGAAAGTGGACGGATTAGCGCTCTTTGTTCGTAATTCTCTGCCGGGACAGACTCTTAAGGTGAAAATAATAAAGAAACGAAAAGGATTTGCCGAGGCAATTCCTATCAGCGTAATTGAACAATCGAAACACTATGTTGATCCTGAGTGTCCTCACTTCAAATATTGCGGCGGATGTTCGCTGCAAAATCTAAGTTATAGCGAACAGCTTGAACAAAAATCGAGACAGGTGGGGGAAGTGCTTCAGCATATAGGTGGCGTGCGTGGAGTAAATGTTGAGCCGATAATTGCCGCTCCCGACGTTTTCTATTACAGAAACAAGATGGAATTTTCTTTCTCAAATAAAAGGTGGCTTACCGACGAAGATGAGCAGAAGCCGAAAGACTTTGCGCTTGGATTGCACGTTCCGGGGAATTATGAAAAAGTCTTGGACATCGATGATTGTAGATTACAATCCGAAGTTTCCAATAAGATTTTAGCAAGCGTTAAAAAATCGGCGCAGGAATACAAATTCAAGCCGTATGACAACAAAAACCATTCCGGGAACCTGCGATACCTGATTATTAAACAGGCGGCAAATAGTGATGACCTGTTCGTGAACATTGTAACGAAATATGACGAACCGATGAAGCTTGATAAAATTGTAAAGAAATTGATCAAAGATTGCCCTGAAATAACTACCGTAGTAAATGTGATAAATGATAGTGTAGCATCAATAGCCTACGGAACAAAGGTGAACGTAATGCACGGTTCGGGCTTATTCAATGAAAAAATCGGATCGGTTCATCTTGAACTCGGACCTCAGGAATTCTTGCAGACGAACACAAAAGCGGCGGAGTTATTATACCAAAAGATAATTGATTTTGCAGAGCTGAATGAAAAAATGAATGTTTTCGATCTTTACAGCGGTGTTGGCTCAATCTCCATCAGTATTGCGTCTCAGGTTCAGAAAGTTACCGGATTTGAATTATTGCCGGAAGCGGTGGATAGCGCCGGAAGGAACGCCGTATCCAACGGTGTGTTGAATTGTAATTTCATTTCGGGCGATATGAGAGAGCTATTCAGGGATGTGGATTATATAAGGAAAGTTCATGGAACGCCGGATGTGATAATACTTGATCCCCCAAGAAGCGGTATTCATCCGAGTATGCCGAAGCGGATTTCTAATTTAAAGCCTAAAAAGGTGATTTACGTTTCCTGTAATCCGGCGTCATTCGCTCGGGACGTAAAGCTATTTGACGAAAGAGGCTATAAATTAGTCAAGTTGCAGCCGTTTGACTTATTCCCGCATACGCCGCATATAGAATTGGTATCGCTATTAGTGCCGAAAAGTGATTGA
- a CDS encoding efflux RND transporter permease subunit encodes MNIKDSFLPRFSVHRPVTVLMTFMAILVVGFIAYTRIPVELMPEGFTPPFLGIWVPYRETNPKEVEDQIARPSEDILQTVSGVREISTSSHSNGCWIWLEFANGTDMDVAYMLVRERMDRLLASEFPDDIEDVFVRKFRQNDDPVVWFGMTISDDDPDPYFTVDFYVKRVLEQIDGVANVEMWGASEKIIQILVDQDKVKAHKINTYQLIQDLQKDNFSLSSGYVYDGSKKIYVRSVGKYRNIEDVRNIRIAGENLYLKDVASIIYDEPRQRRWVQRIDGQKAISIGVYKESMANTVELSETIIAKLKELEKIDELSGMKINVFFNQGGFITDSVKNLVNAGLWGGGFAFMLLFFFLRRFKMTAIINLAIPLSLLITLTTLYFIGWTLNVITMMGLMLSVGLVVDNSIVIVENIYRLRNQGMSREESSVKGASEVSLAITMATLTTVVVFLPLILMNDNVGFSFYMFRIGLPVMIALIASLFVALVIIPLATTRLVSRKKTHRAGLIEKGTAAYDRILKWTLGHRQDTAIIVLILMVSMAIPMSKVKNSDSGGNINDVRLILDMPEHYTMEDAQTLVDTIEHYVYANEVKFNVKTINSRYSNNWGVVRIFLNPPKESQWWQVAWKNFADLVGIAEDSIMNREEIMADLKENIPKYPGVKIKNRWRDNSGNESSVSIVLRGDDTHTLIELAKEVERRLSHVPELLSVETDRDQGASEIQIFIKRDQASKYGINPRVISGQISYALRGIELPEFQSAEREIDVRIQYNEEDMENLEQLKNMTFLTPTGAEIPLASLADFAIKKGMGEIQRTDGKTNVRINGFTTEENQKGIHEKVTKAMAGFTLPRGYSWAMGERFQRLQESNDAQMFAIVLAITFVFLLMGVLFESFVLPLSVIVSIPLSFFGAYWLLYITGTAFDTMAMIGLIILIGIVVNNAIVLIDMINRLRKEGLSRQEAIMQAGHHRFRPILMTAFTTIFGMLPMAVGNASLIGMPYAPLGRVMIGGLLSSTALTLIAVPLFYTFFDDLSLTWSKVQILAFARNKVKE; translated from the coding sequence GTGAATATTAAGGATTCTTTTTTACCCAGATTTTCAGTGCACAGACCTGTTACCGTACTAATGACTTTTATGGCTATTTTGGTAGTAGGATTTATCGCGTACACTCGGATACCGGTTGAACTGATGCCGGAAGGATTTACTCCTCCGTTTTTGGGTATTTGGGTGCCATACCGCGAAACAAATCCAAAAGAAGTAGAAGATCAGATAGCCAGACCTTCCGAGGATATTCTTCAAACGGTCAGCGGTGTCAGGGAAATTAGTACGAGTAGCCATTCCAACGGTTGCTGGATATGGCTCGAATTCGCAAATGGTACTGATATGGATGTGGCTTATATGCTCGTTCGCGAACGGATGGACAGACTCCTTGCGTCTGAGTTTCCCGACGATATAGAAGATGTTTTTGTCAGAAAATTCAGACAGAACGATGATCCGGTTGTATGGTTCGGGATGACCATTTCTGACGATGACCCGGATCCGTATTTCACTGTGGATTTTTATGTCAAAAGAGTGTTAGAACAAATTGACGGGGTGGCGAATGTTGAAATGTGGGGCGCATCGGAGAAAATCATTCAGATATTGGTGGATCAGGACAAGGTGAAGGCGCATAAAATAAACACTTATCAGCTTATTCAAGATCTTCAAAAAGATAATTTCTCGCTTTCCAGCGGATACGTTTATGACGGGAGCAAGAAAATTTATGTAAGATCGGTTGGTAAATATCGGAATATTGAGGATGTGAGAAACATCAGGATAGCCGGTGAAAACCTCTATCTTAAAGATGTCGCCAGCATTATCTATGATGAACCGAGACAACGGCGATGGGTTCAGCGAATTGACGGTCAAAAGGCTATAAGCATTGGTGTATATAAGGAATCGATGGCAAATACAGTCGAACTTTCGGAAACCATTATAGCAAAACTCAAAGAGCTTGAGAAAATTGATGAATTGAGCGGAATGAAGATAAATGTGTTTTTCAATCAGGGGGGATTCATAACTGATTCGGTGAAAAATCTTGTTAATGCAGGACTCTGGGGTGGTGGTTTCGCATTTATGCTGCTCTTTTTCTTTTTGCGCCGATTTAAAATGACAGCAATTATCAATCTGGCGATTCCTCTCTCATTATTGATTACGCTGACAACATTATATTTCATCGGCTGGACGTTAAATGTTATCACAATGATGGGGCTGATGCTGAGTGTGGGGTTGGTGGTTGATAACTCAATCGTCATAGTTGAAAATATTTACAGACTGAGAAATCAGGGGATGAGCCGCGAAGAATCATCCGTTAAAGGAGCGAGCGAAGTTTCGCTTGCTATAACTATGGCTACGCTCACTACTGTGGTAGTGTTTCTGCCGCTCATATTAATGAACGATAATGTGGGCTTTTCTTTTTATATGTTTCGAATCGGACTACCTGTGATGATAGCGCTAATCGCATCATTGTTCGTGGCTCTCGTTATAATCCCGCTGGCTACAACTCGGCTTGTTTCCCGGAAGAAAACTCATCGGGCAGGGCTTATCGAAAAGGGTACAGCGGCTTATGACAGGATTCTCAAATGGACACTTGGTCACAGGCAAGACACAGCGATTATAGTGCTTATTTTAATGGTAAGTATGGCAATACCGATGAGTAAGGTAAAAAACTCCGATTCAGGCGGTAATATAAACGATGTGCGGCTTATTTTAGATATGCCTGAGCATTATACGATGGAAGACGCACAGACCCTTGTAGATACGATAGAGCATTATGTTTATGCAAATGAAGTTAAGTTTAATGTTAAAACAATAAATTCAAGATATTCAAATAATTGGGGTGTGGTGAGGATATTTTTAAATCCGCCGAAGGAATCCCAATGGTGGCAGGTGGCGTGGAAAAATTTTGCTGATTTAGTTGGAATCGCGGAAGACAGCATAATGAACAGAGAAGAGATCATGGCTGACCTGAAGGAAAATATACCGAAATATCCGGGTGTGAAAATCAAAAACAGGTGGAGAGATAATTCGGGTAACGAATCATCCGTATCAATTGTCCTGCGAGGAGATGATACACATACGCTTATTGAGTTGGCTAAAGAAGTGGAAAGAAGACTAAGTCATGTACCGGAACTGCTCAGCGTGGAAACAGACAGGGATCAGGGCGCATCAGAAATTCAGATATTTATTAAGAGAGATCAGGCTTCCAAATACGGGATAAATCCGCGCGTAATATCCGGACAGATTTCCTACGCTCTCAGAGGCATTGAGCTGCCCGAATTCCAATCAGCGGAAAGAGAGATAGATGTTCGTATTCAATACAACGAAGAAGATATGGAAAATCTCGAACAGCTCAAGAATATGACATTCCTTACGCCAACGGGCGCCGAAATTCCGTTAGCTTCTCTCGCGGATTTTGCCATCAAAAAGGGAATGGGAGAAATTCAGCGGACAGATGGTAAAACCAATGTAAGGATTAACGGATTTACCACTGAAGAGAATCAGAAAGGTATCCACGAGAAAGTCACGAAAGCAATGGCAGGCTTCACTCTTCCCCGAGGCTATTCATGGGCGATGGGTGAACGGTTTCAGCGTCTTCAGGAATCGAATGACGCACAAATGTTTGCTATTGTTCTTGCTATAACATTCGTATTTCTTCTAATGGGCGTACTGTTTGAATCATTCGTTCTGCCGCTGTCGGTAATTGTCTCGATTCCGTTATCATTCTTCGGAGCGTACTGGCTGCTTTACATAACCGGAACTGCTTTTGATACTATGGCGATGATCGGGCTGATAATATTAATCGGCATCGTCGTAAATAACGCCATAGTCCTGATAGATATGATAAACAGACTCAGGAAAGAAGGGCTTTCGAGACAGGAGGCTATTATGCAAGCAGGGCATCATCGTTTCCGCCCGATATTGATGACAGCGTTTACCACCATTTTCGGAATGCTGCCGATGGCGGTGGGAAACGCGAGCCTTATCGGAATGCCGTATGCTCCGCTCGGGAGAGTAATGATAGGAGGGCTGCTGTCGTCAACCGCTCTGACTCTCATAGCGGTTCCGCTGTTTTACACCTTTTTTGACGACCTGAGTCTAACGTGGAGCAAGGTTCAGATTCTCGCTTTTGCCCGGAACAAGGTGAAAGAGTAA